Proteins from a genomic interval of Corythoichthys intestinalis isolate RoL2023-P3 chromosome 3, ASM3026506v1, whole genome shotgun sequence:
- the arhgap25 gene encoding rho GTPase-activating protein 25 isoform X3, which translates to MEKPLKAGWLKKQQKSLVKNWHQRYLVLRGSTLSYHKDDRETTVLGLIQLQFSKVNELPLNTDEPGKYIFEIIPASTNGDKERCPHVFMASSQTEMDEWLRTLRRVIGVPNGVFGKSLSETVMYEQRFGPQMVPILVQKCVEYIREHGLNEEGIFRLPGQDNAVKQFRDAFDAGERPSFPSDTDVHTVASLLKLYLRELPEPVVPWSQYQDFLDCTNMLDSGNKEGREKLEKQIALLPRMNYNLLSYVCRFLFEVQLNSNINKMNVENLATVMGINLLKPQLEDPISVMKATPHIQKLMTEMIRQHEDLFPVCNDEPPSPLSNKSENNKNSPRNFVGWGSTEMSDTSFSESTDLEKDDSPGLIRGNCSSPVLRQDSMSSSDNWSGSPRKRTQTLPNFNCPLTGMAAKAGAITRWSRVQELEEDKSGTLSEDIFKILDLRSSGSFLKGSSATIKETEGNYNKASTTINSPQTERDSQPALTGRNDEPLTGSVLSQVVNNRTEEKKDSQKSLDSVQQELKELRATVVELRCTLEAERRRVSALEICLRNAERSRDEAHRRNEELQRDIQQFLT; encoded by the exons ATGGAGAAGCCTTTGAAGGCAGGCTGGTTGAAGAAACAGCAAAAGTCTTTAGTGAAAAACTGGCATCAGCGCTATCTAGTCCTGAGGGGAAGCACGCTGAGTTACCACAAAGATGATCGAGAAACCACTGTCCTG GGACTTATCCAGCTTCAGTTCAGTAAGGTCAACGAACTCCCCTTGAACACAGACGAGCCTGGAAAGTACATCTTTGAAATTATACCAG CATCTACAAATGGGGACAAAGAGCGATGTCCTCACGTGTTCATGGCAAGTTCCCAAACTGAAATGGATGAGTGGCTCCGAACTCTGCGCAGGGTCATCGGGGTTCCGAATGGAG TTTTTGGAAAAAGCCTAAGTGAAACAGTGATGTATGAGCAACGTTTTGGGCCCCAAATGGTGCCCATCTTGGTCCAGAAATGTGTGGAATATATCAGAGAACATGGTCTCAACGAGGAGGGCATCTTTCGTCTCCCTGGTCAAGACAACGCGGTCAAACAATTCAGAGACGCCTTTGATGCAGGGGAGAGGCCTTCCTTCCCCAG TGATACAGATGTCCACACAGTGGCATCGCTGCTCAAGCTGTATTTGCGAGAGTTGCCTGAACCTGTGGTTCCATGGTCTCAGTACCAGGACTTTTTGGACTGCACCAACATGTTGGACTCTGGCAATAAAGAA GGTAGAGAAAAGTTAGAGAAACAGATTGCCCTTCTTCCTAGAATGAACTATAATCTTCTAAGTTATGTCTGCCG ATTCTTATTTGAGGTGCAGCTGAATTCCAACATCAACAAGATGAATGTGGAGAACCTGGCCACTGTGATGGGGATCAACCTGCTCAAACCACAGTTAGAAGATCCCATTTCAGTCATGAAGG CTACTCCTCACATCCAGAAGTTGATGACAGAAATGATTCGACAGCATGAGGACTTGTTTCCTGTCTGTAATGATGAGCCTCCCTCGCCTCTCTCCAACAAGTCGGAGAACAACAAGAACTCTCCTCGCAACTTTGTGGGGTGGGGGTCTACTGAG ATGAGTGATACTTCATTCTCTGAGTCCACTGATTTGGAAAAAGATGACAGTCCAGGTCTCATCAGAggaaattgcagcagtccagttTTGCGGCAAGATTCCATGTCATCTTCTGACAACTGGTCCGGGAGCCCTCGCAAACGCACTCAAACTCTGCCCAATTTCAACTGCCCCCTCACGGGGATGGCAGCAAAGGCTGGCGCCATCACTCGCTGGAGTCGTGTCCAAGAGCTTGAGGAAGATAAGAGTGGAACGTTGTCAGAGGACATCTTTAAAATCCTGGATCTGCGCAGTTCAGGATCTTTTTTAAAAGGTTCGTCAGCAACTATCAAAGAGACAGAGGGAAACTATAACAAAGCCTCCACTACTATAAACTCCCCACAAACTGAAAGGGACTCCCAACCTGCTCTGACTGGAAGGAATGATGAGCCCTTGACAGGAAGTGTTTTAAGTCAGGTGGTCAACAACAGAACTGAAGAGAAAAAAGACAGCCAAAAGAGTCTAGACAG TGTTCAGCAGGAGTTGAAGGAGCTACGGGCCACTGTGGTTGAGCTTCGGTGTACTCTGGAGGCGGAGCGTCGGCGTGTGTCAGCTTTGGAAATATGCCTAAGAAATGCAGAGCGTAGCCGGGATGAAGCTCACAGACGAAATGAAGAACTGCAACGGGACATTCAGCAGTTCCTCACTTGA
- the arhgap25 gene encoding rho GTPase-activating protein 25 isoform X1, giving the protein MSLKLPRNWDFSTFKVETARIVRSKSTLLGEGSPGPTPGSRRSFKSMEKPLKAGWLKKQQKSLVKNWHQRYLVLRGSTLSYHKDDRETTVLGLIQLQFSKVNELPLNTDEPGKYIFEIIPASTNGDKERCPHVFMASSQTEMDEWLRTLRRVIGVPNGVFGKSLSETVMYEQRFGPQMVPILVQKCVEYIREHGLNEEGIFRLPGQDNAVKQFRDAFDAGERPSFPSDTDVHTVASLLKLYLRELPEPVVPWSQYQDFLDCTNMLDSGNKEGREKLEKQIALLPRMNYNLLSYVCRFLFEVQLNSNINKMNVENLATVMGINLLKPQLEDPISVMKATPHIQKLMTEMIRQHEDLFPVCNDEPPSPLSNKSENNKNSPRNFVGWGSTEMSDTSFSESTDLEKDDSPGLIRGNCSSPVLRQDSMSSSDNWSGSPRKRTQTLPNFNCPLTGMAAKAGAITRWSRVQELEEDKSGTLSEDIFKILDLRSSGSFLKGSSATIKETEGNYNKASTTINSPQTERDSQPALTGRNDEPLTGSVLSQVVNNRTEEKKDSQKSLDSVQQELKELRATVVELRCTLEAERRRVSALEICLRNAERSRDEAHRRNEELQRDIQQFLT; this is encoded by the exons TACGCTCTAAGAGTACACTACTTGGTGAAGGAAGCCCTGGTCCGACTCCGGGCTCACGACGCTCATTCAAGTCCATGGAGAAGCCTTTGAAGGCAGGCTGGTTGAAGAAACAGCAAAAGTCTTTAGTGAAAAACTGGCATCAGCGCTATCTAGTCCTGAGGGGAAGCACGCTGAGTTACCACAAAGATGATCGAGAAACCACTGTCCTG GGACTTATCCAGCTTCAGTTCAGTAAGGTCAACGAACTCCCCTTGAACACAGACGAGCCTGGAAAGTACATCTTTGAAATTATACCAG CATCTACAAATGGGGACAAAGAGCGATGTCCTCACGTGTTCATGGCAAGTTCCCAAACTGAAATGGATGAGTGGCTCCGAACTCTGCGCAGGGTCATCGGGGTTCCGAATGGAG TTTTTGGAAAAAGCCTAAGTGAAACAGTGATGTATGAGCAACGTTTTGGGCCCCAAATGGTGCCCATCTTGGTCCAGAAATGTGTGGAATATATCAGAGAACATGGTCTCAACGAGGAGGGCATCTTTCGTCTCCCTGGTCAAGACAACGCGGTCAAACAATTCAGAGACGCCTTTGATGCAGGGGAGAGGCCTTCCTTCCCCAG TGATACAGATGTCCACACAGTGGCATCGCTGCTCAAGCTGTATTTGCGAGAGTTGCCTGAACCTGTGGTTCCATGGTCTCAGTACCAGGACTTTTTGGACTGCACCAACATGTTGGACTCTGGCAATAAAGAA GGTAGAGAAAAGTTAGAGAAACAGATTGCCCTTCTTCCTAGAATGAACTATAATCTTCTAAGTTATGTCTGCCG ATTCTTATTTGAGGTGCAGCTGAATTCCAACATCAACAAGATGAATGTGGAGAACCTGGCCACTGTGATGGGGATCAACCTGCTCAAACCACAGTTAGAAGATCCCATTTCAGTCATGAAGG CTACTCCTCACATCCAGAAGTTGATGACAGAAATGATTCGACAGCATGAGGACTTGTTTCCTGTCTGTAATGATGAGCCTCCCTCGCCTCTCTCCAACAAGTCGGAGAACAACAAGAACTCTCCTCGCAACTTTGTGGGGTGGGGGTCTACTGAG ATGAGTGATACTTCATTCTCTGAGTCCACTGATTTGGAAAAAGATGACAGTCCAGGTCTCATCAGAggaaattgcagcagtccagttTTGCGGCAAGATTCCATGTCATCTTCTGACAACTGGTCCGGGAGCCCTCGCAAACGCACTCAAACTCTGCCCAATTTCAACTGCCCCCTCACGGGGATGGCAGCAAAGGCTGGCGCCATCACTCGCTGGAGTCGTGTCCAAGAGCTTGAGGAAGATAAGAGTGGAACGTTGTCAGAGGACATCTTTAAAATCCTGGATCTGCGCAGTTCAGGATCTTTTTTAAAAGGTTCGTCAGCAACTATCAAAGAGACAGAGGGAAACTATAACAAAGCCTCCACTACTATAAACTCCCCACAAACTGAAAGGGACTCCCAACCTGCTCTGACTGGAAGGAATGATGAGCCCTTGACAGGAAGTGTTTTAAGTCAGGTGGTCAACAACAGAACTGAAGAGAAAAAAGACAGCCAAAAGAGTCTAGACAG TGTTCAGCAGGAGTTGAAGGAGCTACGGGCCACTGTGGTTGAGCTTCGGTGTACTCTGGAGGCGGAGCGTCGGCGTGTGTCAGCTTTGGAAATATGCCTAAGAAATGCAGAGCGTAGCCGGGATGAAGCTCACAGACGAAATGAAGAACTGCAACGGGACATTCAGCAGTTCCTCACTTGA
- the arhgap25 gene encoding rho GTPase-activating protein 25 isoform X2: MKTSSTVRSKSTLLGEGSPGPTPGSRRSFKSMEKPLKAGWLKKQQKSLVKNWHQRYLVLRGSTLSYHKDDRETTVLGLIQLQFSKVNELPLNTDEPGKYIFEIIPASTNGDKERCPHVFMASSQTEMDEWLRTLRRVIGVPNGVFGKSLSETVMYEQRFGPQMVPILVQKCVEYIREHGLNEEGIFRLPGQDNAVKQFRDAFDAGERPSFPSDTDVHTVASLLKLYLRELPEPVVPWSQYQDFLDCTNMLDSGNKEGREKLEKQIALLPRMNYNLLSYVCRFLFEVQLNSNINKMNVENLATVMGINLLKPQLEDPISVMKATPHIQKLMTEMIRQHEDLFPVCNDEPPSPLSNKSENNKNSPRNFVGWGSTEMSDTSFSESTDLEKDDSPGLIRGNCSSPVLRQDSMSSSDNWSGSPRKRTQTLPNFNCPLTGMAAKAGAITRWSRVQELEEDKSGTLSEDIFKILDLRSSGSFLKGSSATIKETEGNYNKASTTINSPQTERDSQPALTGRNDEPLTGSVLSQVVNNRTEEKKDSQKSLDSVQQELKELRATVVELRCTLEAERRRVSALEICLRNAERSRDEAHRRNEELQRDIQQFLT; the protein is encoded by the exons ATGAAAACTTCCTCAACGG TACGCTCTAAGAGTACACTACTTGGTGAAGGAAGCCCTGGTCCGACTCCGGGCTCACGACGCTCATTCAAGTCCATGGAGAAGCCTTTGAAGGCAGGCTGGTTGAAGAAACAGCAAAAGTCTTTAGTGAAAAACTGGCATCAGCGCTATCTAGTCCTGAGGGGAAGCACGCTGAGTTACCACAAAGATGATCGAGAAACCACTGTCCTG GGACTTATCCAGCTTCAGTTCAGTAAGGTCAACGAACTCCCCTTGAACACAGACGAGCCTGGAAAGTACATCTTTGAAATTATACCAG CATCTACAAATGGGGACAAAGAGCGATGTCCTCACGTGTTCATGGCAAGTTCCCAAACTGAAATGGATGAGTGGCTCCGAACTCTGCGCAGGGTCATCGGGGTTCCGAATGGAG TTTTTGGAAAAAGCCTAAGTGAAACAGTGATGTATGAGCAACGTTTTGGGCCCCAAATGGTGCCCATCTTGGTCCAGAAATGTGTGGAATATATCAGAGAACATGGTCTCAACGAGGAGGGCATCTTTCGTCTCCCTGGTCAAGACAACGCGGTCAAACAATTCAGAGACGCCTTTGATGCAGGGGAGAGGCCTTCCTTCCCCAG TGATACAGATGTCCACACAGTGGCATCGCTGCTCAAGCTGTATTTGCGAGAGTTGCCTGAACCTGTGGTTCCATGGTCTCAGTACCAGGACTTTTTGGACTGCACCAACATGTTGGACTCTGGCAATAAAGAA GGTAGAGAAAAGTTAGAGAAACAGATTGCCCTTCTTCCTAGAATGAACTATAATCTTCTAAGTTATGTCTGCCG ATTCTTATTTGAGGTGCAGCTGAATTCCAACATCAACAAGATGAATGTGGAGAACCTGGCCACTGTGATGGGGATCAACCTGCTCAAACCACAGTTAGAAGATCCCATTTCAGTCATGAAGG CTACTCCTCACATCCAGAAGTTGATGACAGAAATGATTCGACAGCATGAGGACTTGTTTCCTGTCTGTAATGATGAGCCTCCCTCGCCTCTCTCCAACAAGTCGGAGAACAACAAGAACTCTCCTCGCAACTTTGTGGGGTGGGGGTCTACTGAG ATGAGTGATACTTCATTCTCTGAGTCCACTGATTTGGAAAAAGATGACAGTCCAGGTCTCATCAGAggaaattgcagcagtccagttTTGCGGCAAGATTCCATGTCATCTTCTGACAACTGGTCCGGGAGCCCTCGCAAACGCACTCAAACTCTGCCCAATTTCAACTGCCCCCTCACGGGGATGGCAGCAAAGGCTGGCGCCATCACTCGCTGGAGTCGTGTCCAAGAGCTTGAGGAAGATAAGAGTGGAACGTTGTCAGAGGACATCTTTAAAATCCTGGATCTGCGCAGTTCAGGATCTTTTTTAAAAGGTTCGTCAGCAACTATCAAAGAGACAGAGGGAAACTATAACAAAGCCTCCACTACTATAAACTCCCCACAAACTGAAAGGGACTCCCAACCTGCTCTGACTGGAAGGAATGATGAGCCCTTGACAGGAAGTGTTTTAAGTCAGGTGGTCAACAACAGAACTGAAGAGAAAAAAGACAGCCAAAAGAGTCTAGACAG TGTTCAGCAGGAGTTGAAGGAGCTACGGGCCACTGTGGTTGAGCTTCGGTGTACTCTGGAGGCGGAGCGTCGGCGTGTGTCAGCTTTGGAAATATGCCTAAGAAATGCAGAGCGTAGCCGGGATGAAGCTCACAGACGAAATGAAGAACTGCAACGGGACATTCAGCAGTTCCTCACTTGA
- the arhgap25 gene encoding rho GTPase-activating protein 25 isoform X4 yields MKGLIQLQFSKVNELPLNTDEPGKYIFEIIPASTNGDKERCPHVFMASSQTEMDEWLRTLRRVIGVPNGVFGKSLSETVMYEQRFGPQMVPILVQKCVEYIREHGLNEEGIFRLPGQDNAVKQFRDAFDAGERPSFPSDTDVHTVASLLKLYLRELPEPVVPWSQYQDFLDCTNMLDSGNKEGREKLEKQIALLPRMNYNLLSYVCRFLFEVQLNSNINKMNVENLATVMGINLLKPQLEDPISVMKATPHIQKLMTEMIRQHEDLFPVCNDEPPSPLSNKSENNKNSPRNFVGWGSTEMSDTSFSESTDLEKDDSPGLIRGNCSSPVLRQDSMSSSDNWSGSPRKRTQTLPNFNCPLTGMAAKAGAITRWSRVQELEEDKSGTLSEDIFKILDLRSSGSFLKGSSATIKETEGNYNKASTTINSPQTERDSQPALTGRNDEPLTGSVLSQVVNNRTEEKKDSQKSLDSVQQELKELRATVVELRCTLEAERRRVSALEICLRNAERSRDEAHRRNEELQRDIQQFLT; encoded by the exons atgaag GGACTTATCCAGCTTCAGTTCAGTAAGGTCAACGAACTCCCCTTGAACACAGACGAGCCTGGAAAGTACATCTTTGAAATTATACCAG CATCTACAAATGGGGACAAAGAGCGATGTCCTCACGTGTTCATGGCAAGTTCCCAAACTGAAATGGATGAGTGGCTCCGAACTCTGCGCAGGGTCATCGGGGTTCCGAATGGAG TTTTTGGAAAAAGCCTAAGTGAAACAGTGATGTATGAGCAACGTTTTGGGCCCCAAATGGTGCCCATCTTGGTCCAGAAATGTGTGGAATATATCAGAGAACATGGTCTCAACGAGGAGGGCATCTTTCGTCTCCCTGGTCAAGACAACGCGGTCAAACAATTCAGAGACGCCTTTGATGCAGGGGAGAGGCCTTCCTTCCCCAG TGATACAGATGTCCACACAGTGGCATCGCTGCTCAAGCTGTATTTGCGAGAGTTGCCTGAACCTGTGGTTCCATGGTCTCAGTACCAGGACTTTTTGGACTGCACCAACATGTTGGACTCTGGCAATAAAGAA GGTAGAGAAAAGTTAGAGAAACAGATTGCCCTTCTTCCTAGAATGAACTATAATCTTCTAAGTTATGTCTGCCG ATTCTTATTTGAGGTGCAGCTGAATTCCAACATCAACAAGATGAATGTGGAGAACCTGGCCACTGTGATGGGGATCAACCTGCTCAAACCACAGTTAGAAGATCCCATTTCAGTCATGAAGG CTACTCCTCACATCCAGAAGTTGATGACAGAAATGATTCGACAGCATGAGGACTTGTTTCCTGTCTGTAATGATGAGCCTCCCTCGCCTCTCTCCAACAAGTCGGAGAACAACAAGAACTCTCCTCGCAACTTTGTGGGGTGGGGGTCTACTGAG ATGAGTGATACTTCATTCTCTGAGTCCACTGATTTGGAAAAAGATGACAGTCCAGGTCTCATCAGAggaaattgcagcagtccagttTTGCGGCAAGATTCCATGTCATCTTCTGACAACTGGTCCGGGAGCCCTCGCAAACGCACTCAAACTCTGCCCAATTTCAACTGCCCCCTCACGGGGATGGCAGCAAAGGCTGGCGCCATCACTCGCTGGAGTCGTGTCCAAGAGCTTGAGGAAGATAAGAGTGGAACGTTGTCAGAGGACATCTTTAAAATCCTGGATCTGCGCAGTTCAGGATCTTTTTTAAAAGGTTCGTCAGCAACTATCAAAGAGACAGAGGGAAACTATAACAAAGCCTCCACTACTATAAACTCCCCACAAACTGAAAGGGACTCCCAACCTGCTCTGACTGGAAGGAATGATGAGCCCTTGACAGGAAGTGTTTTAAGTCAGGTGGTCAACAACAGAACTGAAGAGAAAAAAGACAGCCAAAAGAGTCTAGACAG TGTTCAGCAGGAGTTGAAGGAGCTACGGGCCACTGTGGTTGAGCTTCGGTGTACTCTGGAGGCGGAGCGTCGGCGTGTGTCAGCTTTGGAAATATGCCTAAGAAATGCAGAGCGTAGCCGGGATGAAGCTCACAGACGAAATGAAGAACTGCAACGGGACATTCAGCAGTTCCTCACTTGA